One window of Streptomyces sp. FIT100 genomic DNA carries:
- the egtB gene encoding ergothioneine biosynthesis protein EgtB, with protein MNEPHDSPVATDEVSGELSDDVSEASGPTQLSGPTQPSGPTQVSGPTQVSDAVLRHRALEALTTARARTALLTGCVDDNELTAQHSPLMSPLVWDLAHIGNQEEQWLLRAVAGREAIRPEIDSVYDAFEHPRAARPTLPLLSPAESRAYASDVRGRVLDVLDRHPLHGGPLLDSAFAFGMIAQHEQQHDETMLITHQLRRGPAALDAPEPPRGSTVGLPAEVLVPAGPFTMGTSTEPWALDNERPAHHRHLPAYFIDATPVTNAAFQAFIADGGYTDERWWAPDGWDQIRRHGIGAPLFWRHEGGQWLRRRFGVTEPVPQDEPVLHVSWYEADAYARWAGRRLPTEAEWEKAARHDPASGRSRRYPWGDEDPTPDRANLGQRHLRPASAGAYPEGASPLGVRQLIGDVWEWTSSDFLPYPGFAAFPYREYSEVFFGPEHKVLRGGSFAVDPVACRGTFRNWDLPVRRQIFSGFRTARDV; from the coding sequence ATGAACGAGCCGCACGACTCCCCGGTGGCGACCGACGAGGTGTCGGGTGAGCTGTCCGACGACGTGTCCGAGGCGTCGGGCCCGACCCAGCTGTCCGGCCCGACCCAGCCGTCCGGCCCGACTCAGGTGTCCGGCCCGACCCAGGTATCCGACGCCGTGCTCAGGCACCGCGCCCTGGAGGCGCTGACGACCGCCCGCGCCCGCACCGCCCTGCTCACCGGTTGCGTCGACGACAACGAACTGACCGCGCAGCACTCGCCGTTGATGTCACCGCTCGTCTGGGACCTGGCCCACATCGGCAACCAGGAGGAGCAGTGGCTGCTGCGAGCGGTCGCGGGCCGTGAGGCGATACGCCCGGAGATCGACTCCGTGTACGACGCCTTCGAGCACCCGCGCGCCGCACGGCCCACGCTGCCGCTGCTCTCCCCCGCCGAGTCCCGGGCCTACGCCTCCGACGTACGGGGCAGGGTCCTCGACGTCCTCGACCGGCACCCGCTGCACGGCGGCCCGCTCCTCGACTCCGCGTTCGCCTTCGGCATGATCGCGCAGCACGAGCAGCAGCACGACGAGACGATGCTGATCACCCATCAGCTGCGTCGGGGCCCCGCCGCCCTCGACGCGCCCGAACCACCGCGCGGCAGCACCGTGGGCCTGCCCGCCGAAGTGCTGGTCCCGGCGGGCCCGTTCACCATGGGCACCTCCACCGAGCCCTGGGCGCTCGACAACGAGCGTCCCGCGCACCACCGCCACCTGCCCGCGTACTTCATCGACGCCACGCCCGTCACGAACGCCGCCTTCCAGGCGTTCATCGCGGACGGCGGCTACACCGACGAGCGCTGGTGGGCGCCGGACGGCTGGGACCAGATCCGCAGGCACGGCATCGGTGCCCCGCTGTTCTGGCGCCACGAGGGCGGCCAGTGGCTCCGCCGCCGCTTCGGTGTGACCGAGCCGGTGCCGCAGGACGAGCCGGTCCTGCATGTCAGTTGGTACGAGGCCGACGCGTACGCCCGCTGGGCGGGGCGGCGGCTGCCGACGGAGGCCGAGTGGGAGAAGGCCGCCCGGCACGACCCGGCGTCCGGGCGCTCGCGGCGCTATCCGTGGGGCGACGAGGACCCGACCCCGGACCGCGCCAATCTCGGCCAGCGGCATCTGCGGCCCGCGTCCGCCGGGGCGTACCCGGAGGGTGCGTCCCCGCTCGGGGTACGGCAGCTGATCGGCGACGTCTGGGAGTGGACGTCGAGCGACTTCCTGCCCTATCCGGGCTTCGCGGCGTTCCCGTACCGCGAGTACTCCGAGGTCTTCTTCGGTCCGGAGCACAAGGTGCTGCGCGGCGGTTCCTTCGCGGTGGACCCGGTGGCGTGCCGGGGCACCTTCCGCAACTGGGACCTGCCGGTGCGCCGTCAGATCTTCTCCGGGTTCCGCACCGCGAGGGATGTGTGA